Proteins encoded by one window of Synechococcus sp. MVIR-18-1:
- the uvrB gene encoding excinuclease ABC subunit UvrB, whose protein sequence is MPAYELSAPYTPKGDQPTAIAKLVEGVNGGERYQTLLGATGTGKTFTMANVIAQTGRPALVLAHNKTLAAQLCNELREFFPHNAVEYFISYYDYYQPEAYVPVSDTYIAKTASINEEIDMLRHSATRSLFERRDVIVVASISCIYGLGIPSEYLKAAVPFKVGETLDLRGSLRDLVNNQYSRNDTEAGRGRFRVKGDVLEIGPAYDDRLVRVELFGDDVEAIRYVDPTTGEILQSLDAISIYPAKHFVTPKERLNDAVKEIRAELKDRLEFLNGEGKLLEAQRLEQRATYDLEMLQQIGYCNGVENYARHLAGREPGSAPECLIDYFPDDWLLIVDESHVTCSQLLAMYNGDQARKKVLIDHGFRLPSAADNRPLKSEEFWNKAKQTVFVSATPGNWEMEISEGQIAEQVIRPTGVLDPIVEVRPTTGQVDDLLGEIRDRASKNQRVLVTTLTKRMAEDLTDYLAENKVRVRYLHSEIHSIERIEIIQDLRLGEYDVLVGVNLLREGLDLPEVSLVAILDADKEGFLRAQRSLIQTIGRAARHVEGKALLYAENMTESMAKAIEETERRRKIQHTYNEKHGITPTPAGKKATNSILSFLELSRKLKADGPDADLVKVAGKAVQALEEDSAGLALDALPELIDQLELKMKESAKKLDFEEAANLRDRIKKLRQKLVGSSR, encoded by the coding sequence ATGCCCGCTTACGAGCTATCGGCGCCTTACACCCCGAAAGGAGATCAACCCACGGCGATCGCCAAATTGGTGGAGGGTGTGAATGGAGGAGAGCGTTATCAAACGCTTCTCGGAGCCACGGGTACGGGCAAGACGTTCACGATGGCGAATGTGATCGCCCAAACCGGACGTCCTGCTTTGGTGTTGGCCCACAACAAAACCCTGGCGGCCCAGCTTTGCAACGAGCTGCGGGAGTTTTTTCCGCACAACGCTGTGGAATATTTCATCTCCTATTACGACTATTACCAACCGGAAGCCTATGTGCCGGTAAGTGATACCTATATCGCTAAAACTGCATCAATTAACGAAGAAATTGATATGTTGCGTCACTCCGCGACGCGATCGTTGTTTGAGCGCCGTGATGTGATTGTGGTGGCCTCAATTAGTTGCATCTATGGGCTTGGAATTCCAAGTGAATACCTTAAAGCTGCTGTACCATTCAAGGTGGGTGAAACTTTAGATTTGCGTGGATCTTTACGCGATCTGGTGAACAATCAGTACAGCCGCAATGACACAGAGGCGGGGCGTGGACGTTTTCGTGTGAAGGGCGATGTTCTGGAGATCGGTCCTGCCTATGACGACCGGTTAGTGCGTGTTGAGCTCTTCGGTGATGACGTCGAAGCGATTCGCTATGTGGATCCAACCACTGGCGAAATCCTCCAAAGTTTGGACGCGATCAGCATCTATCCAGCCAAGCACTTTGTGACACCAAAAGAGCGTCTCAATGATGCCGTTAAGGAGATTCGTGCGGAGCTGAAAGATCGCCTTGAATTTTTGAATGGTGAAGGGAAGTTGCTTGAGGCGCAGCGTTTAGAGCAACGCGCTACCTATGACCTGGAGATGTTGCAACAAATTGGGTATTGCAATGGCGTAGAAAATTATGCGCGTCATCTGGCTGGTCGTGAGCCTGGATCGGCTCCGGAATGCCTGATTGATTACTTCCCAGATGATTGGTTGTTAATCGTGGATGAAAGCCATGTGACCTGCTCTCAGCTTTTGGCGATGTACAACGGCGATCAGGCCCGCAAAAAGGTGCTGATTGACCATGGCTTCCGTTTGCCGAGTGCTGCTGATAATCGACCGCTGAAGTCGGAGGAATTTTGGAACAAGGCCAAGCAGACCGTTTTCGTGAGCGCAACTCCTGGTAACTGGGAGATGGAGATTAGTGAAGGTCAGATTGCGGAACAGGTGATTCGTCCCACTGGGGTGCTGGATCCGATTGTTGAGGTGCGGCCCACCACCGGACAAGTGGATGACTTGTTGGGAGAGATTCGTGATCGTGCCTCCAAAAATCAGCGGGTGTTGGTGACCACGCTCACCAAGCGGATGGCAGAAGACCTCACGGATTACCTCGCGGAAAATAAAGTTCGTGTGCGCTACTTGCACTCCGAAATCCACTCCATTGAGCGGATCGAGATCATTCAGGATTTACGTCTGGGTGAATACGACGTGCTCGTTGGCGTGAATTTGTTGCGGGAAGGATTAGATCTGCCCGAGGTTTCGCTTGTGGCGATTCTTGATGCCGATAAGGAAGGTTTTCTGCGGGCCCAGCGCTCTTTAATTCAGACGATTGGACGTGCGGCACGGCATGTAGAAGGTAAGGCTTTGCTCTATGCCGAGAACATGACGGAGTCCATGGCCAAGGCGATTGAAGAAACCGAACGCAGGCGCAAGATCCAGCACACTTATAACGAAAAGCACGGCATCACGCCCACGCCTGCTGGCAAGAAGGCCACAAATTCAATTCTTAGTTTTCTCGAACTGTCTCGGAAACTCAAGGCCGATGGCCCCGATGCAGATCTGGTCAAAGTGGCTGGTAAAGCGGTTCAGGCTTTGGAGGAAGACAGCGCTGGATTGGCTCTCGATGCTCTGCCTGAACTCATCGATCAACTTGAGCTGAAGATGAAAGAGTCAGCCAAGAAGCTCGACTTTGAGGAGGCGGCCAACTTGCGTGATCGGATCAAGAAGTTGCGCCAGAAGCTGGTGGGAAGCAGCAGATGA
- a CDS encoding aspartate-semialdehyde dehydrogenase: MISAAPFPNRPLTVAVLGASGAVGQELLQLLEERNFPVAELRLLASTRSAGSRCSWKGQDLVVQETTAKAFQGVDLVLASAGGSVSKAWREAIVASGAVMVDNSSAFRMEDGVPLVVPEVNPNAAQQHQGVIANPNCTTILLSLALAPLASRRPLRRVVVSTYQSASGAGARAMDELRDLSRVVLDGGTPTSEVLPHSLAFNLFLHNSPLQPNGYCEEELKMVHETRKIMGLPNLRFTATCVRVPVLRAHSEAVNVEFDEPFPVEEARSLLAAAPGVELLDDSAHNRFPMPTDVTGRDPVMVGRIRQDISEPNALEFWLCGDQIRKGAALNAIQIAELLLPSV, from the coding sequence TTGATTTCCGCCGCGCCATTCCCCAACCGTCCACTCACCGTTGCAGTGTTGGGTGCCAGTGGTGCCGTTGGTCAAGAGCTTCTCCAGCTTCTTGAGGAACGCAATTTTCCAGTTGCTGAACTGCGCCTTTTGGCGTCCACTCGCTCTGCTGGGAGTCGCTGTTCATGGAAGGGGCAGGATCTCGTGGTTCAAGAGACCACAGCCAAAGCCTTCCAGGGGGTTGATTTGGTGCTCGCTTCGGCAGGCGGCTCGGTGTCCAAGGCTTGGCGCGAGGCGATCGTGGCGTCGGGAGCCGTGATGGTGGACAACTCCAGCGCCTTCCGGATGGAAGACGGCGTGCCTCTTGTGGTTCCCGAGGTGAATCCAAATGCTGCGCAGCAGCATCAAGGCGTGATCGCGAATCCCAACTGCACCACCATCCTGTTGAGCTTGGCGTTAGCGCCGCTGGCGTCGCGCCGACCTTTGCGTCGCGTGGTGGTGAGCACCTATCAATCGGCCAGTGGTGCCGGTGCCCGAGCGATGGATGAGCTTCGTGATCTCTCCAGGGTGGTTCTTGATGGAGGCACCCCCACCAGCGAGGTGTTGCCCCATTCGCTTGCGTTCAATCTTTTTTTGCATAATTCACCGCTTCAGCCCAATGGGTACTGCGAAGAGGAGCTGAAGATGGTGCATGAAACCCGCAAAATCATGGGCCTCCCCAACTTGCGCTTTACAGCAACGTGCGTGCGGGTTCCTGTGTTGCGCGCTCATTCAGAAGCGGTCAATGTGGAATTCGATGAGCCGTTCCCTGTAGAGGAGGCTCGTTCACTCTTAGCTGCTGCTCCTGGTGTTGAGCTACTCGACGATTCCGCTCACAACCGTTTCCCCATGCCAACCGATGTAACCGGTCGTGATCCGGTGATGGTGGGGCGAATTCGTCAGGACATCAGTGAGCCAAACGCTCTTGAGTTTTGGCTATGCGGTGATCAGATTCGCAAAGGTGCCGCTCTGAATGCCATTCAAATTGCCGAACTGCTTCTCCCTTCTGTTTGA
- a CDS encoding ribonuclease J, with translation MTSTLSKTKQACLRVIPLGGLHEIGKNTCVFEYGDDLMLVDAGLAFPSDGMHGVNVVMPDTSFLRENQSRIRGMIVTHGHEDHIGGIAHHLKNFDIPVIYGPRLALSMLTGKMDEAGVTDRTTLQTVGPRDVVKVGQHFSVEFIRNTHSMADSFSLAITTPVGTVIFTGDFKFDHTPVDGEHFDLARLAHYGDQGVLCLFSDSTNAEVPGYCPPERSVFPNLDRHIAEAEGRVIITTFASSIHRVSMILELALKNGRKVGLLGRSMLNVIAKARELGYMRAPDELFVPIKQINDVPDRETLLLMTGSQGEPLAALSRISRGDHPQVRVKSSDTIIFSASPIPGNTISVVNTIDKLMILGAKVVYGKGEGIHVSGHGFQEDQKLMLALTRPKYFVPVHGEHRMLVKHARTGHSMGVPEDNTLIINNGDVVELTPDSMRKGDPVKAGIELLDQSRNGIVDARVLKERQQLAVDGIVTILAAISTDGAMVAPPRVNLRGVVTTADARKMSLWTEREIKWVLENRWKQLCRTVDGASPEVDWMGVQREVEVGLGRRMRREMQVEPLILCLVQPAPGGTPVYKGRADAEPDTRPAARGRGGRHGGPGRDSGNGHGRRDPNAAPARVVPSRVIGSPAPAAAVAAPVAAAMPASTPAPVKEPVAATVVVTRDPEPEMPAGRTRRRRSAAA, from the coding sequence ATGACATCCACTCTCTCTAAAACCAAGCAGGCCTGTCTCCGTGTGATTCCACTGGGTGGATTGCATGAGATCGGCAAGAACACCTGCGTGTTCGAGTACGGCGACGATCTGATGCTTGTGGATGCCGGTTTGGCATTCCCCAGTGACGGTATGCACGGGGTGAATGTGGTGATGCCCGACACCAGCTTCCTGCGTGAAAACCAGAGTCGGATCCGCGGCATGATCGTGACCCATGGTCATGAAGATCACATCGGTGGAATTGCACACCATCTCAAGAATTTCGACATCCCAGTGATTTATGGGCCTCGTTTGGCCTTGTCCATGCTCACTGGAAAAATGGACGAGGCTGGTGTTACTGACCGCACCACCCTCCAAACGGTGGGTCCCAGAGACGTTGTGAAGGTGGGTCAGCACTTCTCGGTGGAGTTCATTCGCAATACCCACTCGATGGCCGACAGCTTTTCGCTGGCGATCACGACCCCAGTGGGCACTGTGATTTTCACGGGTGATTTCAAGTTTGATCACACCCCTGTGGATGGTGAGCACTTCGACCTGGCCCGTCTTGCCCATTACGGCGATCAGGGTGTGCTGTGTCTATTCAGTGATTCCACGAATGCGGAGGTCCCTGGCTACTGCCCACCTGAACGTTCCGTGTTCCCCAACTTGGACCGACATATCGCTGAGGCGGAAGGACGGGTGATCATCACCACCTTTGCCAGCTCGATTCATCGTGTCTCGATGATTCTTGAGCTGGCGCTTAAAAACGGACGCAAGGTGGGTCTACTTGGGCGATCCATGCTGAATGTGATCGCTAAGGCCCGGGAACTCGGCTACATGCGTGCACCGGATGAGCTGTTTGTGCCGATCAAGCAGATCAATGATGTGCCAGACCGCGAGACGCTGTTGCTGATGACCGGCAGCCAGGGCGAGCCACTGGCAGCGTTGAGCCGGATCTCCCGTGGTGATCATCCTCAAGTGAGGGTGAAGAGCTCCGACACGATCATTTTCTCGGCAAGCCCGATTCCAGGAAACACCATTTCAGTGGTGAACACCATCGACAAATTGATGATCTTGGGAGCCAAGGTGGTGTACGGCAAGGGTGAAGGCATTCACGTGTCTGGCCACGGCTTCCAGGAAGATCAAAAGCTGATGCTGGCCCTCACGCGTCCGAAATACTTCGTGCCCGTGCACGGCGAGCACCGCATGCTCGTGAAGCATGCCCGCACCGGTCATTCGATGGGTGTGCCAGAAGACAACACGCTGATCATCAACAACGGTGATGTGGTTGAGCTCACTCCGGATTCAATGCGCAAAGGCGATCCCGTGAAGGCTGGCATTGAGCTGCTCGATCAGTCTCGCAACGGAATCGTGGATGCACGAGTGCTTAAGGAGCGTCAACAGCTTGCGGTTGACGGAATCGTGACGATCCTGGCTGCGATCAGCACCGATGGGGCGATGGTGGCTCCGCCTCGCGTGAATTTGCGCGGTGTGGTCACCACAGCGGATGCGCGCAAGATGTCGTTGTGGACGGAACGCGAAATCAAATGGGTGCTTGAAAATCGCTGGAAACAGCTCTGCCGCACTGTGGACGGGGCTTCTCCTGAAGTGGATTGGATGGGCGTCCAGCGCGAAGTGGAAGTGGGCTTAGGCCGGCGCATGCGCCGCGAGATGCAGGTGGAGCCCTTGATCCTTTGTTTGGTTCAGCCGGCCCCTGGTGGCACACCGGTCTATAAAGGCCGCGCTGATGCAGAGCCTGATACCCGTCCGGCAGCCCGTGGGCGTGGCGGTCGTCATGGTGGTCCCGGCCGCGACAGCGGGAATGGCCATGGTCGGCGTGATCCCAATGCGGCCCCGGCTCGGGTTGTGCCCTCGCGTGTGATTGGATCACCGGCCCCTGCAGCAGCAGTGGCTGCTCCAGTAGCAGCAGCGATGCCAGCGTCCACTCCAGCCCCGGTGAAAGAGCCTGTTGCAGCGACGGTGGTTGTGACCCGCGATCCGGAGCCGGAGATGCCAGCAGGACGCACCCGTCGTCGTCGTTCAGCGGCGGCGTAG
- a CDS encoding DUF561 domain-containing protein: MTRLSLLPAELRRSLEQRTALKVIAGLMNFDRSNVAMVAAAAGRGGADLIDVACDSELVTLAIEASAGVPVCVSAVDPELFPAAVAAGAAMVEIGNYDAFYPQGRIFDAAEVLAITRQTRQLLPDVVMSVTVPHVLPLDQQEQLAVDLVAAGADLIQTEGGTSAKPFSPGSLGLIEKAAPTLAASHSISTALHQAECAVPVLCASGLSAVTVPMAIASGAAGVGVGSAVNRLNDELAMIAVVRGLREALARPVISRV, translated from the coding sequence ATGACCCGCCTTTCTCTGCTGCCCGCTGAGCTTCGCCGCAGCCTGGAGCAGCGAACCGCACTCAAGGTGATCGCCGGTTTGATGAACTTCGATCGCTCCAACGTGGCGATGGTGGCGGCTGCCGCGGGCCGCGGCGGTGCTGATTTGATCGATGTGGCCTGTGATTCAGAGCTGGTCACGTTGGCGATCGAGGCCTCCGCTGGTGTGCCTGTCTGTGTGTCTGCGGTGGATCCTGAGCTGTTTCCGGCCGCTGTGGCTGCCGGCGCGGCGATGGTGGAGATTGGCAATTACGACGCCTTTTATCCCCAAGGCCGGATCTTTGATGCCGCTGAAGTGTTGGCGATCACGCGCCAAACCCGCCAGCTGCTTCCCGATGTGGTGATGAGCGTCACGGTGCCTCACGTGCTGCCGCTGGATCAGCAAGAGCAGTTGGCTGTGGATTTGGTGGCAGCCGGTGCTGATCTGATTCAAACCGAAGGCGGCACCAGCGCAAAGCCGTTCAGCCCTGGAAGCCTTGGATTGATTGAGAAAGCAGCTCCTACTTTGGCCGCTTCCCACAGCATCAGCACTGCGCTACATCAGGCCGAGTGCGCTGTGCCCGTACTCTGTGCCTCTGGATTGTCTGCCGTCACCGTGCCGATGGCGATTGCGTCTGGCGCTGCTGGTGTGGGAGTGGGATCGGCGGTGAATCGCCTTAACGATGAACTGGCGATGATCGCTGTGGTGCGTGGGCTTCGTGAGGCTTTGGCTCGTCCAGTGATCAGCCGCGTCTGA
- the tilS gene encoding tRNA lysidine(34) synthetase TilS has product MAASQSWLPWHDTLHRQLLRQPNLLPKGTTLLVALSGGQDSMALLGLLLGLQHLHHWHFQLWHGDHGWHVQSATIASELNAWCQDQKLDLQISRTTRENTGTEASARSWRYQELAVLSQQLCCRTVLTAHTASDRAETLLLQLARGTDLAGLGSLRPIRPLQNNDPTGPRLVRPLLSFSRDNTAQICQDLHLPIWLDPSNATPAFSRNRIRNEVLPVLEALHPGCSQRIAQLSERVSQVEDSQRTLATLAIEQLRCEGGLQRTPLKDLPEAARRLLLHHWLQEQGVGTLSASQLDSLSVAIGPGRPPGSRSLPEQKTLQWTRDSVQLVSKP; this is encoded by the coding sequence ATGGCAGCCTCCCAATCCTGGTTGCCTTGGCACGACACGCTGCACCGCCAACTGCTCAGGCAACCGAACCTGCTTCCCAAGGGGACAACACTGCTGGTCGCTCTCTCCGGCGGTCAAGACTCCATGGCCTTACTCGGCCTGCTCCTGGGGCTTCAGCATCTACACCATTGGCATTTCCAGCTCTGGCACGGCGACCATGGTTGGCACGTTCAATCAGCAACCATTGCCTCCGAACTCAACGCGTGGTGCCAAGACCAGAAGCTGGATCTTCAGATCAGTCGCACCACGAGGGAAAACACAGGAACAGAGGCCAGCGCTCGATCCTGGCGTTACCAAGAACTGGCCGTACTGAGCCAGCAGCTGTGCTGCCGCACTGTTCTGACCGCTCACACCGCGAGCGACCGGGCAGAAACATTGCTTCTGCAGTTGGCCCGAGGAACGGATCTAGCTGGCCTTGGCAGCTTGCGGCCGATCAGACCACTACAAAACAATGACCCAACCGGCCCTCGGCTGGTGCGCCCCCTTTTGAGCTTCAGTCGAGACAACACCGCCCAGATCTGTCAGGACTTACACCTGCCCATTTGGCTTGATCCGTCGAATGCCACTCCGGCCTTCAGCCGCAACCGCATCCGCAACGAGGTGCTTCCGGTGCTGGAAGCATTGCATCCAGGATGCAGCCAACGCATCGCCCAACTCAGCGAGCGGGTGTCTCAAGTGGAGGACAGCCAACGCACCCTTGCCACCTTGGCCATTGAACAACTGCGTTGTGAAGGCGGCTTGCAACGCACCCCACTCAAGGATTTACCAGAAGCCGCCCGTCGACTGTTGCTCCATCATTGGCTGCAAGAACAAGGCGTTGGCACCCTCTCCGCCAGCCAACTCGACAGCCTGAGTGTGGCGATTGGCCCTGGTCGCCCCCCCGGAAGCCGCTCCTTGCCAGAGCAAAAGACTCTGCAATGGACCCGCGACTCGGTACAACTAGTGAGCAAGCCATAA
- the tig gene encoding trigger factor, translating into MSAASLKVTSKARPGSRLAVEVAIPAERSQASYEAAISQLSRSVNLPGFRKGKVPRSVLVQQLGGLRIRATALENLVDGIWRDTIKQETIEALGQPEVDGGYEALLEAFEPGKPLSVTFEADVAPTPTLKTTKGLKAEAESVSFDAAKVDDMLEQSRRQLATVVPVEGRKATEGDIAVVGFKGTYSDDGSEIEGGSAESMDVDLEHGRMIPGFIEGVVGMAVGDSKTVACNFPDDYPKEDARGRKASFEIELKDLKTRELPDLDDDFAKQASEQETLAELRSDLEKRLKDDAERRTTSNRRDALLAALVEQLEVELPETLVQQEVRNLVEQTAAQFSQQGMDVKSLFTPELVRNLMETSRPEAEERLRRSLALSALAEAESLKLEDPEIDAKVKEVTTQLSGERDIDPNRLRQAVIEDLLQEKLLGWLEENSTVSEKAPEEDKPSATDA; encoded by the coding sequence ATGAGTGCCGCCAGCCTGAAGGTCACCTCCAAAGCCCGCCCCGGCAGCCGTCTGGCCGTTGAAGTAGCGATTCCAGCCGAACGCAGCCAAGCCAGTTACGAAGCGGCGATCTCACAGCTCAGCCGCAGCGTGAATCTGCCTGGATTCCGCAAAGGCAAGGTGCCTCGCTCCGTTCTCGTGCAACAACTTGGCGGACTGCGCATTCGCGCAACCGCACTCGAGAACCTCGTGGATGGCATCTGGCGGGACACCATCAAGCAGGAAACGATTGAAGCCCTAGGCCAACCCGAAGTGGATGGCGGCTACGAAGCCTTGCTGGAGGCCTTTGAACCCGGAAAGCCCCTTTCCGTCACCTTTGAAGCCGATGTGGCTCCTACCCCAACCCTGAAAACCACCAAGGGGCTGAAAGCAGAAGCGGAGAGCGTCAGCTTCGATGCCGCAAAAGTGGACGACATGCTCGAGCAGTCCCGTCGTCAGCTCGCCACCGTGGTTCCGGTGGAAGGCCGCAAGGCTACAGAAGGTGACATCGCTGTGGTTGGTTTTAAAGGCACCTACAGCGACGACGGCAGCGAGATCGAAGGCGGCAGCGCAGAGTCGATGGACGTGGACCTCGAGCATGGCCGCATGATCCCCGGCTTCATTGAAGGCGTTGTGGGCATGGCCGTTGGTGACAGCAAAACCGTGGCCTGCAATTTTCCTGACGACTACCCCAAGGAAGATGCACGCGGACGCAAGGCCAGCTTCGAGATCGAACTGAAGGATCTCAAAACCAGAGAACTTCCCGACTTGGATGACGACTTCGCCAAACAAGCCAGCGAACAGGAAACGTTGGCAGAGCTCCGCTCTGACCTTGAAAAGCGTTTGAAGGATGACGCGGAACGCCGTACCACCAGCAATCGACGCGATGCCCTGCTCGCTGCTCTCGTTGAGCAACTTGAGGTGGAACTCCCCGAAACCTTGGTTCAACAGGAAGTGCGCAACCTGGTGGAGCAAACCGCAGCTCAATTCTCGCAACAGGGGATGGATGTGAAATCCCTGTTCACTCCTGAGCTCGTCCGCAACTTGATGGAGACCTCACGCCCGGAAGCGGAGGAGCGCTTGCGCCGCAGTCTTGCCCTCTCGGCCCTTGCGGAAGCAGAAAGCCTCAAGCTTGAGGACCCAGAGATTGACGCCAAAGTGAAGGAGGTCACAACCCAACTCTCTGGTGAGCGTGACATCGACCCCAACCGTCTGCGTCAAGCGGTGATCGAGGATCTCCTCCAAGAAAAACTGCTCGGCTGGCTGGAAGAAAACAGCACCGTGAGCGAAAAGGCACCTGAGGAAGACAAGCCGAGCGCCACCGATGCCTGA
- the dapA gene encoding 4-hydroxy-tetrahydrodipicolinate synthase, whose translation MSTAAELSPTPFGRLLTAMVTPFDAEGSVDLALAGRLARHLVEEGSEGLVVCGTTGESPTLSWQEQVKMLEAVRQAVGPGVKVLAGTGSNSTSEAVKATREAAAAGADGALLVVPYYNKPPQEGLEAHFRAIATAAPELPLMLYNVPGRTGTSMAPATAAQLMDCANVVSFKAASGSIEEVTELRLACGPRLAVYSGDDGLLLPMLSAGAVGVVSVASHVVGRRLRHMIDAFLSGQNAVALGQHEQLTPLFQALFATSNPIPVKAALELSGWPVGAPRLPLLPLNSAMRDSLAHLLTALRQT comes from the coding sequence ATGAGTACCGCTGCTGAACTTTCTCCCACCCCGTTTGGCCGACTGTTGACGGCAATGGTGACCCCCTTCGATGCTGAGGGCAGCGTGGATTTGGCCTTGGCAGGTCGTTTGGCCCGTCATCTCGTCGAGGAAGGTTCAGAGGGGCTTGTTGTTTGTGGCACCACGGGTGAATCACCAACCCTGAGCTGGCAGGAGCAAGTCAAGATGTTGGAAGCGGTCCGCCAAGCCGTTGGACCTGGTGTGAAGGTGCTTGCCGGTACTGGAAGCAACAGCACAAGTGAAGCGGTGAAGGCGACTCGAGAAGCGGCGGCGGCTGGCGCTGATGGTGCTCTTTTGGTTGTGCCTTATTACAACAAGCCTCCCCAAGAGGGCTTGGAAGCGCATTTTCGAGCGATTGCGACAGCGGCTCCCGAGCTACCACTGATGCTTTACAACGTGCCTGGACGCACTGGCACGAGCATGGCTCCGGCCACGGCAGCTCAACTCATGGATTGCGCCAACGTGGTGAGCTTCAAGGCAGCCAGCGGTTCGATTGAAGAAGTCACCGAGCTGCGTTTGGCCTGTGGACCTCGCCTCGCCGTGTACAGCGGTGATGACGGCTTGCTCTTGCCGATGTTGTCCGCTGGTGCTGTCGGTGTGGTGAGTGTGGCCAGTCATGTTGTGGGCAGGCGTTTGCGCCACATGATTGATGCATTCCTCAGCGGTCAGAACGCTGTTGCCCTTGGTCAACACGAGCAGTTAACGCCGCTCTTTCAGGCCCTCTTTGCCACCTCAAACCCCATCCCTGTGAAAGCTGCTCTCGAGCTGAGTGGATGGCCAGTGGGTGCTCCTCGTCTTCCTTTATTACCCCTTAATTCAGCCATGCGCGATTCCTTAGCCCACCTTCTTACTGCCCTGCGTCAGACCTGA
- a CDS encoding phage holin family protein: MGTLGWLLQWPIRALVLLVVAALPLGVELASFGTALWAAVLIGLLGTLLILPLKVVMGPVWAITSLGGLISPVSFLFNWMITVILFGLAAWLIQGFRLKNGLISAICGAVVYSVISAMVLRALGLADVDFTRAALIGSLAFGAE, from the coding sequence ATGGGAACGCTTGGCTGGTTGCTGCAATGGCCGATTCGAGCCCTCGTGCTGCTTGTCGTGGCAGCGCTTCCGCTTGGTGTGGAACTGGCCAGCTTCGGTACGGCGCTGTGGGCAGCGGTGTTGATTGGCCTATTGGGCACGCTGCTGATCCTGCCGCTCAAAGTGGTGATGGGTCCGGTTTGGGCCATTACCTCGCTAGGCGGGTTGATTTCGCCGGTGTCGTTTCTCTTCAACTGGATGATTACGGTCATCTTGTTTGGCTTGGCCGCTTGGCTGATCCAAGGCTTTCGCCTCAAGAACGGTCTGATCAGTGCCATCTGTGGCGCAGTGGTGTACAGCGTGATCAGTGCCATGGTTCTGCGTGCCCTTGGCCTTGCCGATGTGGACTTCACCAGGGCCGCTCTGATCGGATCGTTGGCGTTTGGTGCTGAGTAA
- the clpP gene encoding ATP-dependent Clp endopeptidase proteolytic subunit ClpP, whose product MINARSHHPIENRWRGTLPVSAHTPFASPGVPTVVEQSGRGERSFDIYSRLLRERIIFLGTDVNDQVADALVAQLLFLEAEDPEKDIQVYINSPGGSITAGLAIYDTMQQVAPDVVTICYGLAASMGAFLLSGGCKGKRLALPNARIMIHQPLGGAQGQAVDIEIMAQEILFLKETLNGLMAEHTGQPLAKITEDTERDYFLSPAEAVEYGLIDRVVDNLGGEGIITGG is encoded by the coding sequence GTGATCAACGCCCGCAGCCACCACCCAATCGAAAACCGCTGGCGAGGAACTCTTCCCGTCTCGGCTCACACCCCGTTTGCCTCTCCAGGGGTTCCCACGGTGGTGGAGCAGTCCGGGCGGGGTGAACGCTCCTTTGATATCTATTCCCGATTGCTCCGGGAGAGAATCATCTTTCTCGGCACCGACGTGAACGACCAAGTGGCGGATGCCCTGGTTGCTCAACTTCTTTTTCTAGAAGCGGAAGACCCTGAAAAAGACATTCAGGTGTACATCAATTCACCGGGTGGCTCGATTACGGCAGGTTTGGCGATCTACGACACCATGCAGCAGGTGGCTCCAGACGTCGTCACCATCTGCTACGGCCTCGCTGCCTCAATGGGAGCTTTTTTGCTGAGCGGAGGCTGCAAAGGCAAACGCTTAGCTCTCCCCAACGCCCGGATCATGATTCACCAACCTCTTGGTGGGGCCCAAGGTCAGGCCGTGGACATTGAAATCATGGCTCAGGAGATTTTATTTCTTAAGGAAACCCTGAACGGTCTGATGGCGGAACATACCGGCCAGCCGCTCGCCAAAATCACCGAAGACACCGAGCGGGACTACTTTCTTTCTCCAGCAGAAGCGGTTGAATACGGATTGATCGATCGCGTTGTGGACAACCTCGGAGGCGAAGGAATCATTACGGGGGGCTGA